The window CTGAAAAACCATGGCCACGTTACGATCCTTGGGCGATTCCTGATTCACCACCCGGTCGTCGATAAGGATTTCACCGCCGCTGATCTCTTCCAGCCCCGCGACCATGCGCAAGACCGTGGACTTGCCACAGCCGGATGGGCCGACCAGCACGATAAATTCATTGTCCTTGATCTCAAGATCGATGCCGTGGACCACTTCCACGCTGCCGTACCTTTTGACGACCTGTTTCAATTCGACATTTGCCATTGTCTACCCTTGAAAGCCTGGTTCCCGCCTACATGGAGGAGAGGCGGTACTCGGTTATGTGTTCGTATGTCTCGCCCGGCTCCAGCACTATGGACGGGAATCCCGGATTGTTAGGGGCATCAACGTAGCCATGCGGCTCGACGCAAAACCCACCACGGAATCCGTACATCGCTCCCAACTTTCCGTTGGTGCGGTCCGCCATGTGATTGCCGGTATAAAACTGAAAGCCGGGCTCGGTGGTGCATACCTCCAGCACCCGTCCGGTCCGGCCATGAAAAATCTGCGCAGCAGGCGTTAACTCATGCGCGTCGCCATCAATTACGAAGTAGTGATCAAAGCCCTGACCGATGGCGATGGCCTCATCTTCCGCATCGATATGCAACCCGATTGCCTTGGGCCGAGTAAAATCGAGGGGAGAATCAGATACATCTGCCAACGCGCCCGTGGGAACTTGGTCGTCATCCGTGACCAGATACTGTCCCGCGTTGAGGGTCACCACATGACCCAATACATCTTCGGTAAAGGAGCCGCTCAGGTTGAAATAGGCGTGGTTGGTCATGGAGACCACTGTGGTCTTGTCCGTGGTGGCGCGATATTCGATGCGCAAACCGGCCTCACGCAACACAAAGGTCGCGGTCACTTCGAGGTTGCCGGGATACCCTTCTTCTCCATCCTCGCTGCGATAGGTCAGCACCAACTTGGGACCGTCGATGTCCTCTACGATCTCAGGCGCCCACAGTTTGGAGTGGAATCCATTCTCGCCACCGTGCAATTGAAATTTAGGTTTGTTTTTTTTCGGCTCGCACACATCGTTGCCAAGCTGGAAACCGGACCTGAGACGATTGGCGACCCGCCCGACAGTGGCCCCGAAATACCCGCGCCCCTGCACGTATTCCTGCACGGTATCGTAACCAAGCACCACGTCGGTCATGGCACCGTTCTGATCCGGCGCGGTAAGCCCAACGAGGGTTGCCCCGTAATTGGTCACCGTGGCGTTCATGCCGCGCTTGTTGGTCAGGGTAAAAAGCTCCACGGATTCGCCAGTGGGCAGTTCTCCCCAAGGTTTCCTCATGATTTCCATCACTTCCCCCCTCGCCTGGAAGAGCCACGAATCTGCAACTCGGTTTCGAGAATTACAGTTTCGGGAGTGAATGTATCATCTTCTGAACGGAATTGCTTCATTAAAAGCGTCGCTGCTGTGCGTCCCATCTCAAAGGCCGGCTGACGCACCGTGGTCAGTGCGGGATCGATAAGTGCGGATACGGGATTATCGGAAAACCCGACCAGCGCCACATCGTCCGGGATGCGCAACCCCGCATCCTTGAAGGCCGCATACAGCCCCACGGCCACAGGATCATTGATGGCCAGGATGGCATCGGGCATCTCATCCATGGCAAGATAACGCGCCGCACCCTTGCGGCCGTCATCCTCACGATACCCACCATGCAGGTGAAATTTTTCTTTGTAGGGAAGGCCATGATCCCGCAAGGCGTCGCGATACCCCTCGTAACGGCGGAAGTTCAGGGCAATGCCTTCCTGTCCGGCCATGTGACCAATGTGCTTGTAGCCCGACTCGGCCAGATGGGAGACCGCATTGTAAGCAGCGGCGTAATCATCCACCACCACCTTGCTGGTGGAAAGTTCTTCCACCACGCGGTCGAACTGAACCAGTGGCACGTTCTGATCAAGCAACCCCTGAAGATGGTCGTACTTGGTGGTTTCAGAAGAAATGGCAATGAGCACTCCGGCCACCCGGTTGGCCACCAGCGCCTGCGTGTTGATGACCTCCCGCTCCAATTTTTCATCGGACTGACAAACCATGATGATGTAGCCGTTTTCATAGGCCACTTCTTCGATACCGCTGATGCAGGTGGAGAAAAAGTCGTGACGAATCTCCGGCACGATGACGCCGATGGTGTTGGAGCGTTTTTTCTGGAGTGACTGCGCCAGCTGATTGGGCTGGTAATTGTGCTTACGCGCCGCTTCGGTCACGCGCTTCTTGGTCGCTTTGCTGATATCGGGGTGATCCCGCAGGGCGCGGGACACTGTGGACGGAGATATTCCCAGCTCACGGGCAAGATCCTTGATGGTGAACTGGGCCATGGGTTACGCCTCCGTCCCTTTGGGCAGGATGACTTCATTGCCGGATTTGCGGATACGCAGCGGCACAACGGAACCGGAGCCAAAGACGGTTTCCATATACGCAGTGTAGGACTCGAACATTTCGGACGGCACATAAGCCTGAATGGTTCCGGCAAAACCGCCGCCTTGAATACGCCATGCTCCGCGCCCTTCGAGAAACCGTTCGGTCAAAGTCAACGCCACGGTGATGGGCTGCTCGTTAGCATGTTTCAAAGAAATACAATTCTGAAGGAGCTTCCAGGAAGAATCGCCGGAGGCATTGACCAGCCGCAGAAATTTGTGGATGTCCCCATGTCGCAGCACATCTGCCTGCAACTGTGCCCGCTCGCTCTCCTCAATGAAGTGGATAAGTCGCAGCAATCCGCGCCCGCCAGCCAGCCTTCTGATCTCGGCGGCCTTTTCAAGCACCAGCTCCATGGTCAATCCGCGCGCCGTTTCCTGCCCCAAAACCCGCGCGGCACTGCACATTTCCTCGGGAATGGCTGCATACTCGGGCGTCAGGTCAGCGTGATCACCGCCGGTGTCCACCACACAGAGTTGATACCCGAAGCTCTCGAAATCCACGTCGACTTCCGTGACTTTCGGATTTTGCTCATCTTTGAAGTCGATGGACAGGACACCTTGCACGGCGCAGGCGAGCTGATCCATGAACCCGCATGGCTTGCCGAAGTGTAGATTCTCGGCCCGTCGGCCAATGCGAGCCAGCTCCACTCGGGAGACTGTGCCGTCGTTGAACAGCTCGTTGAAAATTCTTCCGATACACACTTCAAAGGCTGCCGAGGAACTGAGTCCGGCACCAACCGGCACCTCGCCGGAGATGCATGCGTCAAAGCCTTCGATTGTATACCCGGCCTGCACGAATCCGTCGGCCACCCCACGAATCAACGCAGCAGGGGTGCCCTCCTCGCCTTCGCGGGGTTCCAGTTCTGTCAGATCAACTTCAATGACATCCGGAAAACCCTCTGAGCGGACACGCACAACATTGCCACCAGTGGGCATTGCCACGGCCAAGCAGTCAAAGCTCACGCCGGCAGCCAACACCACGCCCTTGTTGTGGTCGGTATGATTACCGCCCAACTCGGTCCTGCCCGGTGCGCTTACCATCAGGGTGAGATCATCCCCGGCCCATTTTTCCATGCGCCGGAGCAAAAAAAGATATCGCTGTTTTTGCAAGGGGATATCCTTTTCCCCATAGAGTTCGGCAAGGACTGTATCCAGCTTGCCCATCTCGACAGCATTTATATAGGAGCTGATGCGCAGCATCTATACGGTCTCCAGGTAATGAATCTCAGACAGATCGCGCAGGCGCACTGCGGCAGCCTCGGGCGTCAGGTCGCGCTGAGGCATGGCCATCATCTCGAAGCCGACCATGAATTTTTTCACGGAGCGGGAACGGAGGAGAGGCGGATAGAAATGCATGTGCCAATGCCAGTGAGGATGCTCGCCCCCGTCAGTAGGCTGCTGATGAATTCCCATGGAATAGGGGAACGAAGTCTGGAAAAGATTGTCATAGCGACTACCGAGCCGCACAAGGGCATCGGCCAGATCTCCACGCTGTTTTTCATCCATCTCCACAATGGACCCCATGTGCGCCTTGGGCAGAACCATGGTCTCGAACGGCCATGTGGCCCAGAACGGTACGAGCACGGCAAAAGAGTCATTCTCGAGAACAAGTCGTTCGCCGCCGTCCAGTTCCCGTTTCAAATAACAGCAGAGCAGACATTCATCCCGCTCCTGCAGGTGAGCCAATTGACGCTGGTCCTCGGCGGCAGGCAGCATGGGCATATTGCTGGTGGCCCATATCTGTCCATGGGGATGGGGATTGGAGCACCCCATGATGGCGCCACGGTTCTCGAAAATCTGGACGTAGCCGATGTCGGCACGACTGCCGAGTTCCTTGAACTCGCGGCACCAGACATCCACCACTTTTTTCACTCGCTCCACACCAAGGCGGGCCATGTTCAGATCATGTCGCGGAGAATAACAGATGACGCGGCAGACCCCGGTTTCGGGTTCAGCGCGTAACAAGTGATGATCATTGTCGTGGAAATCAGGCCCTTCGGGCAGAAGCGCGGCAAAGTCGTTGGTGAAGACGAACGTCTCGTCATAGTGGGGATTCACGGCACCGCCTGCCCGTTCATTACCGGGACAGAGGTAGCACCCCTCATCATATTCGGGCAGCGTCGCGCGATCCGGCTCTTCCTGCTGCCCCTGCCAGGGCCGCTTGGTCCGGTGCGGCGACACCAATACCCACTCACCCGACAACGGATTGAACCGCCGGTGAGGATGATCGTCGAAATTCATTACGCTTCCCCCGCAACGAATGGCTGTCCACCTCCTGGAAAACGTCCCCACTCCACCGGGGTCATCATCCTGATCTGGAGGCTTTCGCAAACGTTACCGCAAACGTTTGCGACACTCATTTGAAACAAATCACACCAAACCGTTTCTGTCAAGGTGGGACAACGGAATCCGCCCATGTGCCAAGGGCAAAAAAAAGGTGCCGGACGCATCCGACACCTATCGATAATCTTTTAAATCAGGCGATTACTATTCAATCACATAGTCAGATTATTCGGCTGGGATCTGTGAAAGGATATCGACCACGGCCGCTGCGGTCCTGCCGGAAAAGCAAAGACGCGCATCGGTATCGCCAAACTGCACATCATAATAGATCATATCGCCAAACTGGGAGGCATCCGACGCTCCACCGGTCACCACCGGCAACTCCGTGGACTCCTCAAGATCGAATTCCACGGGAATCATGCCCTCGCGCTCAGGCCCCATCTCGGCACCATTCATATTGGACAGGCCATTCGACATGGCATTGCATGCAGACAGGTTTACCGGAAGATACAGCTTGCCGAACTGCAGCAGGCAGATGCCGTGCTCCTCAAGCAGCATGGCCTCCGGCTCCGTATCCAGCACCTGAAACAGGTATGGCCCTTTGTCGCCAAACTCGATCCTCAATCCTTCATCGGACATATCGTTCTCCCCTAGTCTACGTACGAACAGCAGTAATCCGTCACTGCAGTGACTTTGAGCTGAAACTTTGCCGACCCCGGAACGTCAAAGGACTCGCCGCCCTTGATGGCAACCCATTCGTCGCTTCCCGGCAACTTTACGGTCAACTCGCCAGCCATGATCTCCATGACCTCGGGCTTGTCGGTGCCAAACTCATATTCGCCGGGTAGCATGATGCCGAGCGTCTTCACCGTACCATCGGCGAAAGTAATAACACGGCTGGTAACATTGCCGTCAAAATAGACGTTGGCTTTCTTGGTCACAGTGACCCCTGCGAATTCGGACATGAAGACTCCTCTCTGGTGAAATGTTGACAATCGGTCAGCACATGGAAATGTGAACCCGAAACATACTGGCGAGCGGGTCTGGCCGTCAAGTTTACGCCCTGTCCGCCAGCCCTTGCCTATTCTGCATGAACGCCGAAAAAGGACACCTGTGACAGTCAAATAGGAATATTATTTAATGAAATGTACCTACCTTATTGCCATTGCGACAAAATATGCTGTAGATTCTTCCGCAAACACAAAAAGGACCCCGCCATGAAAAAAGTTCGATTCGGCATTCTGAGCACCGCCAAGATTGGCCGCACCAAGGTTATCCCCGCCATGCAGCAGGGCAAATATACGGAAGTGACCGCCATCTGCTCCCGCAATGAAGACGCGGCCCGCGCCGTTGCCGACGACCTCGGCATCCCCAAAGCCTATGGCAGCTACGAGGCCCTTCTGGCCGATCCGGACATCGATGCCGTCTATATCCCCCTGCCCAACCACATGCATGTGGACTGGGCCATCAACTCCATGGCAGCGGGGAAGCATGTCCTGTGTGAAAAGCCCATCGGACTGGATACGGAAGAAGCCAACCGCCTCATTGACGCCACCAGCCGCTACCCTGACCTCAAGGTCATGGAAGCCTTCATGTACCGTCACCATCCGCAATGGCTCGAGGCCAAACGACTGGTTGATGAAGGGGAGATAGGTGAACTCATCACCATTCAATCCTTCTTTTCCTACTTCAATGCCGACCCGGACAACATTCGCAACCAATCGGCGCTTGGCGGCGGCGGACTGATGGACATCGGCTGCTACAACATCTCCTTGTCAAGACTGCTGTTCAATGCAGAGCCGACCCGCGTCTGCGGCGTGGCAGATGTCGACCCGGATTTCGGTACGGACAGGCATTTCTCTGGAATGCTGGATTTCTCCGGCAGGATATCAACCTTCACCTGCTCCACTCAGATGTCACCCTACCAAAGGGTCAACATTCTCGGCACCAAAGGACGTGTTGAAATTCTCATTCCTTTCAACGCCCCGCCGGA of the Pseudodesulfovibrio sp. zrk46 genome contains:
- a CDS encoding aldose epimerase family protein, translating into MEIMRKPWGELPTGESVELFTLTNKRGMNATVTNYGATLVGLTAPDQNGAMTDVVLGYDTVQEYVQGRGYFGATVGRVANRLRSGFQLGNDVCEPKKNKPKFQLHGGENGFHSKLWAPEIVEDIDGPKLVLTYRSEDGEEGYPGNLEVTATFVLREAGLRIEYRATTDKTTVVSMTNHAYFNLSGSFTEDVLGHVVTLNAGQYLVTDDDQVPTGALADVSDSPLDFTRPKAIGLHIDAEDEAIAIGQGFDHYFVIDGDAHELTPAAQIFHGRTGRVLEVCTTEPGFQFYTGNHMADRTNGKLGAMYGFRGGFCVEPHGYVDAPNNPGFPSIVLEPGETYEHITEYRLSSM
- a CDS encoding LacI family DNA-binding transcriptional regulator; translated protein: MAQFTIKDLARELGISPSTVSRALRDHPDISKATKKRVTEAARKHNYQPNQLAQSLQKKRSNTIGVIVPEIRHDFFSTCISGIEEVAYENGYIIMVCQSDEKLEREVINTQALVANRVAGVLIAISSETTKYDHLQGLLDQNVPLVQFDRVVEELSTSKVVVDDYAAAYNAVSHLAESGYKHIGHMAGQEGIALNFRRYEGYRDALRDHGLPYKEKFHLHGGYREDDGRKGAARYLAMDEMPDAILAINDPVAVGLYAAFKDAGLRIPDDVALVGFSDNPVSALIDPALTTVRQPAFEMGRTAATLLMKQFRSEDDTFTPETVILETELQIRGSSRRGGK
- a CDS encoding galactokinase family protein encodes the protein MLRISSYINAVEMGKLDTVLAELYGEKDIPLQKQRYLFLLRRMEKWAGDDLTLMVSAPGRTELGGNHTDHNKGVVLAAGVSFDCLAVAMPTGGNVVRVRSEGFPDVIEVDLTELEPREGEEGTPAALIRGVADGFVQAGYTIEGFDACISGEVPVGAGLSSSAAFEVCIGRIFNELFNDGTVSRVELARIGRRAENLHFGKPCGFMDQLACAVQGVLSIDFKDEQNPKVTEVDVDFESFGYQLCVVDTGGDHADLTPEYAAIPEEMCSAARVLGQETARGLTMELVLEKAAEIRRLAGGRGLLRLIHFIEESERAQLQADVLRHGDIHKFLRLVNASGDSSWKLLQNCISLKHANEQPITVALTLTERFLEGRGAWRIQGGGFAGTIQAYVPSEMFESYTAYMETVFGSGSVVPLRIRKSGNEVILPKGTEA
- a CDS encoding UDP-glucose--hexose-1-phosphate uridylyltransferase, translating into MNFDDHPHRRFNPLSGEWVLVSPHRTKRPWQGQQEEPDRATLPEYDEGCYLCPGNERAGGAVNPHYDETFVFTNDFAALLPEGPDFHDNDHHLLRAEPETGVCRVICYSPRHDLNMARLGVERVKKVVDVWCREFKELGSRADIGYVQIFENRGAIMGCSNPHPHGQIWATSNMPMLPAAEDQRQLAHLQERDECLLCCYLKRELDGGERLVLENDSFAVLVPFWATWPFETMVLPKAHMGSIVEMDEKQRGDLADALVRLGSRYDNLFQTSFPYSMGIHQQPTDGGEHPHWHWHMHFYPPLLRSRSVKKFMVGFEMMAMPQRDLTPEAAAVRLRDLSEIHYLETV
- a CDS encoding pyrimidine/purine nucleoside phosphorylase, whose translation is MSEFAGVTVTKKANVYFDGNVTSRVITFADGTVKTLGIMLPGEYEFGTDKPEVMEIMAGELTVKLPGSDEWVAIKGGESFDVPGSAKFQLKVTAVTDYCCSYVD
- a CDS encoding Gfo/Idh/MocA family oxidoreductase; the protein is MKKVRFGILSTAKIGRTKVIPAMQQGKYTEVTAICSRNEDAARAVADDLGIPKAYGSYEALLADPDIDAVYIPLPNHMHVDWAINSMAAGKHVLCEKPIGLDTEEANRLIDATSRYPDLKVMEAFMYRHHPQWLEAKRLVDEGEIGELITIQSFFSYFNADPDNIRNQSALGGGGLMDIGCYNISLSRLLFNAEPTRVCGVADVDPDFGTDRHFSGMLDFSGRISTFTCSTQMSPYQRVNILGTKGRVEILIPFNAPPDRPTQLIVQRDYMEDEEDRVRNVTFGICDQYTVQGDLFAKAILDDTPVPTPLTDAWANMHVLEVLRESAAKGEWMIC